From the Exiguobacterium aurantiacum genome, one window contains:
- a CDS encoding methyl-accepting chemotaxis protein, whose amino-acid sequence MLIFIGLLIILFGVFQYIGTKNTVLKTVQSVLIDDANRLIDDMDKSAYAKFVESPVKGDVYEQFREQLHTYRQQNGAMYIYTVELDKNQAQIIIDGAEADEADDIGKILSSTSPENVEAAFNGEDVATRVVHDPEYGEYITVLVPIKLDGNVIGVLGLDKKADEVAAITSDVLQDIIPQIVLGLFILMSVGTAIIWRYLDWKLKPLSILDQVANKVAHGELGAASSVIETIHVKKDDEIKRLASSMRQMTGTLKELVSGIQSSSATVSKESANVASISVEVHDASRQIAYTMEELAGGVENQSTLTMKLYEHMNDFASLVRHATAEGQEVSQQADQVGAATLKGQAYMSEAVDQMTYIHAQITQSQGQVKDFERQADEVTQLVTLIRQISEQTNLLALNAAIEAARAGEHGKGFAVVAAEIRMLSDEVSQSVSEISEIAANVKRNSVDLDRAFTESRSATETGKQTLESTKVAFEDIEMSVREMRSLSHSMQTRLGNVETNQKAIEQGLSDIASISEESTAGNEEVAASTEQLAVTSDTMNQFVKELSTTAIDMETMSQQFKL is encoded by the coding sequence ATGCTGATTTTTATTGGCTTATTGATTATTCTATTCGGGGTGTTTCAGTATATTGGGACGAAGAATACCGTTTTAAAGACCGTCCAATCGGTCCTAATCGATGATGCCAATCGTTTGATTGATGATATGGACAAGTCGGCTTATGCCAAGTTTGTCGAATCTCCGGTTAAAGGAGACGTATATGAACAGTTTCGGGAACAGCTTCATACATATCGTCAACAAAACGGAGCCATGTACATTTACACGGTCGAATTGGACAAAAATCAGGCTCAAATCATCATCGACGGTGCGGAAGCAGATGAAGCTGACGATATCGGAAAGATTCTATCTTCGACGTCACCCGAGAATGTTGAAGCTGCTTTTAATGGAGAAGACGTAGCCACTAGAGTCGTACATGATCCTGAGTATGGAGAATACATCACGGTTCTCGTCCCAATCAAACTAGACGGGAACGTGATTGGTGTCCTCGGACTCGATAAAAAAGCAGATGAAGTCGCCGCAATCACGTCAGATGTGTTGCAAGACATCATCCCTCAAATCGTGTTAGGACTCTTCATTTTAATGAGTGTCGGAACCGCTATCATCTGGCGGTACTTGGATTGGAAGTTAAAACCGTTGAGCATATTGGACCAAGTCGCCAATAAAGTCGCTCATGGAGAACTAGGTGCAGCATCTTCGGTAATTGAGACAATCCACGTCAAGAAGGACGATGAAATCAAGCGGTTGGCGAGTTCGATGCGACAAATGACTGGGACACTGAAGGAACTGGTTTCGGGTATCCAGTCCTCATCAGCCACAGTTTCAAAAGAGAGCGCGAACGTTGCTTCGATTTCCGTCGAGGTGCATGACGCTTCACGTCAAATCGCTTATACGATGGAAGAACTCGCTGGAGGCGTCGAGAATCAAAGTACACTCACGATGAAACTTTACGAGCACATGAACGACTTCGCCTCTCTTGTCAGACATGCGACAGCAGAAGGACAAGAAGTGAGCCAACAAGCAGATCAGGTAGGCGCGGCGACTCTAAAAGGACAAGCTTATATGTCGGAGGCGGTAGATCAGATGACATATATCCATGCACAGATCACACAGTCACAAGGACAAGTGAAAGATTTTGAAAGACAAGCAGACGAGGTGACGCAACTCGTGACCTTAATCCGACAAATTTCAGAACAGACAAACCTACTTGCACTCAATGCCGCCATCGAAGCGGCGCGCGCTGGTGAGCATGGAAAAGGATTCGCTGTCGTTGCTGCCGAGATTCGTATGTTATCAGATGAAGTGTCTCAGTCAGTAAGTGAAATCTCAGAAATTGCGGCGAACGTTAAACGGAATTCTGTTGACCTAGATCGTGCTTTCACAGAGAGCCGCTCGGCAACAGAGACAGGTAAGCAAACGCTTGAGTCGACGAAAGTCGCGTTTGAAGACATCGAAATGAGTGTCCGTGAGATGCGTTCACTCAGTCATTCGATGCAAACCAGACTAGGAAATGTGGAGACGAATCAAAAAGCCATTGAGCAAGGACTATCTGATATTGCTTCGATTTCCGAAGAAAGCACAGCCGGGAACGAGGAAGTGGCAGCGTCTACTGAACAGTTGGCCGTGACGAGTGATACGATGAACCAGTTTGTGAAAGAACTGTCAACGACAGCTATAGACATGGAAACTATGAGCCAACAGTTCAAACTGTAG
- a CDS encoding N-acetylmannosamine-6-phosphate 2-epimerase — protein MTDLPTGLIVSCQALEDEPLHSDYIMGRMAIAAVQGGAKGIRANSAKDIREIKKQVNVPIIGIVKRDYADSDVFITATMKEVEELIEVGVDVIALDATQRLRPGNMTLQELVHAIRSIYPNQLLMADCATLEDCIEADRIGFDYISTTLHGYTAETNGSLLFHDDFKFLKDVLDHVTQPVVAEGNILTPEMAKRCMDLGTHAVVVGGAITRPQQITARFDAALTLNVENTK, from the coding sequence ATGACCGATTTACCAACCGGATTGATCGTCTCGTGCCAGGCACTCGAGGATGAACCGCTCCATAGCGACTACATCATGGGACGGATGGCCATCGCGGCCGTCCAAGGCGGCGCCAAAGGGATCCGTGCCAACTCGGCGAAAGACATCCGTGAAATCAAAAAGCAAGTGAACGTCCCGATCATCGGGATCGTCAAACGCGACTATGCGGACAGTGACGTGTTCATTACGGCGACGATGAAGGAAGTTGAGGAGTTGATTGAAGTCGGCGTCGACGTCATCGCTCTCGATGCGACGCAACGTCTGCGTCCCGGCAACATGACACTGCAAGAGCTCGTCCACGCCATCCGCTCGATTTATCCGAACCAACTGTTGATGGCCGACTGTGCGACGCTTGAGGATTGTATCGAAGCGGACCGAATCGGCTTCGACTACATCTCGACGACGCTACACGGCTATACGGCCGAGACGAACGGTTCGCTCCTCTTCCACGACGACTTCAAGTTCTTGAAGGACGTGCTCGACCACGTCACGCAACCGGTCGTCGCCGAAGGCAACATTTTGACGCCCGAGATGGCGAAACGCTGCATGGACCTCGGCACCCACGCCGTCGTCGTCGGCGGGGCGATCACACGCCCGCAACAGATTACGGCTCGTTTTGACGCCGCACTCACTCTCAACGTGGAAAATACAAAATGA
- a CDS encoding MurR/RpiR family transcriptional regulator, which yields MWEQMKDVYPEMTDSEKKIADYLMTNMNDAIELTITELAQAIQTSPGTVTRFCKTIGVGSYSALKLMMQKTLTETNLPQTATSLEPMQRSYIELIQTTAHLIDQDELLAICDHIRRCRSVHLYGLGNAGLVAQEMEYRLRRMGLLATTAFDSHSMVMDASIATKDDLIIAFSNSGESREVVQAVQLAKESGCTTIAFVGYQHSPLAELVDHRLLTAGASGEAFLINTQLPLLFTADAVTKTLMETNEDLKAHYMKTLKALDRLKERSD from the coding sequence GTGTGGGAACAAATGAAAGACGTCTATCCAGAGATGACGGACAGTGAGAAAAAGATTGCCGATTACCTCATGACGAATATGAACGACGCCATCGAGTTGACGATTACTGAGTTGGCGCAAGCCATCCAGACTTCACCTGGGACCGTGACCCGGTTCTGCAAAACGATTGGGGTCGGGAGCTATTCGGCACTGAAGCTCATGATGCAAAAGACATTGACGGAAACGAACTTACCCCAGACGGCGACGTCACTCGAACCGATGCAGCGGTCGTATATCGAATTGATTCAGACGACCGCTCACTTGATCGACCAAGACGAACTGCTCGCCATCTGCGACCATATTCGACGGTGCCGCTCGGTCCACTTATACGGACTCGGTAACGCCGGACTCGTCGCCCAAGAGATGGAGTATCGCTTGCGGCGGATGGGACTGCTCGCGACGACGGCGTTCGATAGCCATAGCATGGTCATGGACGCCTCGATCGCGACGAAAGACGATTTGATTATCGCCTTCTCGAACAGCGGCGAGAGCCGTGAGGTCGTCCAAGCCGTCCAGCTCGCGAAAGAATCGGGCTGCACGACGATCGCCTTCGTCGGCTATCAGCACTCCCCGCTCGCCGAGCTCGTCGACCACCGACTGTTGACGGCCGGTGCGTCGGGCGAGGCGTTCTTGATCAACACACAGCTCCCGCTCCTCTTCACAGCGGACGCGGTGACGAAAACATTGATGGAAACGAATGAAGACTTAAAAGCGCACTATATGAAGACACTAAAAGCGCTCGACCGATTAAAAGAAAGAAGTGATTAA